One Leopardus geoffroyi isolate Oge1 chromosome C1, O.geoffroyi_Oge1_pat1.0, whole genome shotgun sequence DNA segment encodes these proteins:
- the RND3 gene encoding rho-related GTP-binding protein RhoE, translating into MKERRASQKLSSKSIMDPNQNVKCKIVVVGDSQCGKTALLHVFAKDCFPENYVPTVFENYTASFEIDTQRIELSLWDTSGSPYYDNVRPLSYPDSDAVLICFDISRPETLDSVLKKWKGEIQEFCPNTKMLLVGCKSDLRTDVSTLVELSNHRQTPVSYDQGANMAKQIGAATYIECSALQSENSVRDIFHVATLACVNKTNKNVKRNKSQRATKRISHMPSRPELSAVATDLRKDKAKSCTVM; encoded by the exons ATGAAGGAGAGAAGAGCCAGCCAGAAATTATCTAGTAAATCTATCATGGATCCTAATCAGAACGTGAAATGCAAGATAGTAGTGGTGGGAGACAGTCAGTGTGGGAAAACTGCGCTGCTGCATGTCTTCGCCAAAGACTGCTTCCCTGAG AATTACGTCCCTACAGTGTTTGAGAATTACACGGCCAGTTTTGAAATCGACACACAAAGAATAGAATTGAGCCTGTGGGACACTTCGG gTTCTCCTTACTATGACAACGTTCGGCCTCTCTCTTACCCAGATTCAGATGCCGTGCTGATTTGCTTTGACATCAGTAGACCAGAGACTCTGGACAGTGTGCTAAAAAAG TGGAAAGGTGAAATCCAGGAGTTTTGCCCCAACACCAAAATGCTGCTGGTTGGCTGCAAATCTGACCTTCGGACAGATGTTAGTACATTAGTAGAGCTCTCAAATCACAGACAGACACCAGTGTCATATGATCAG GGGGCAAATATGGCCAAACAGATTGGAGCAGCCACTTACATTGAATGCTCAGCTTTACAGTCAGAAAATAGTGTCAGAGACATTTTTCACGTTGCCACCTTGGCATGTGtaaacaagacaaataaaaacGTTAAGCGGAACAAATCACAGAGGGCCACAAAGCGGATCTCACACATGCCCAGCAGACCAGAACTCTCTGCAGTTGCTACGGACTTACGAAAAGACAAAGCGAAGAGTTGCACTGTGATGTGA